One region of Girardinichthys multiradiatus isolate DD_20200921_A chromosome 1, DD_fGirMul_XY1, whole genome shotgun sequence genomic DNA includes:
- the hm13 gene encoding minor histocompatibility antigen H13 isoform X1 — MAEAEPVPEAALNATESNGTEALNATAKFVATPEGTALAYGSLVFMALLPIFFGALRSVTCSKSKELGENGYDSGFRNSADAPETITSRDAARFPIIASCTLFGLYLFFKVFSQEYINLLLSVYFFALGVLALSHTMSPAVSRIFPVSFPNKQYQLLFTQGSGESKEEIVNYEFDTKNLVCLLISSVVGVWYLLKKHWIANNLFGLAFALNGVELLHLNNVSTGCILLGGLFVYDVFWVFGTNVMVTVAKSFEAPIKLVFPQDLLEKGLEASNFAMLGLGDIVIPGIFIALLLRFDVSLKKNSRTYFYSSFLAYIFGLGLTIFVMHTFKHAQPALLYLVPACVGFPVIVALLKGELTEMFRYEESSEEAEPNEESSESEKKKDQ; from the exons ATGGCAGAGGCAGAACCTGTTCCTGAGGCCGCCCTGAACGCCACGGAGTCCAACGGGACCGAGGCGCTGAACGCAACGGCTAAATTCGTGGCCACTCCGGAGGGCACGGCGCTGGCCTACGGCAGCCTGGTGTTCATGGCCCTGCTGCCCATCTTCTTCGGAGCGCTGCGGTCCGTCACCTGCTCCAAGTCCAAG GAGCTCGGAGAAAATGGGTACGAttctgggttcaga AATTCTGCTGATGCTCCAGAGACCATAACCAGTCGGGACGCCGCCCGGTTCCCTATCATCGCCAGCTGCACTCTGTTCGGACTCTACCTCTTCTTCAAG gtgttttctcAAGAATACATCAacctgctgctgtctgtctACTTCTTCGCCCTGGGTGTCCTGGCTCTGTCTCACACCATGAG TCCTGCGGTGTCCAGAATCTTCCCAGTATCTTTCCCAAACAAACAGTACCAGCTGCTCTTCACCCAGGGCTCTGGAGAGTCCAAAGAAG AAATAGTGAATTATGAGTTTGACACCAAGAACCTGGTGTGTCTGCTCATCAGCAGCGTGGTGGGCGTCTGGTACCTGCTCAAAAAG CACTGGATAGCCAATAATCTGTTTGGCCTGGCGTTCGCCCTGAATGGAGTGGAGCTGCTCCACCTGAACAACGTCAGTACCGGCTGCATCCTGCTGGGGGGGCTGTTCGTCTACGACGTGTTCTGG GTGTTTGGGACCAACGTCATGGTAACGGTGGCCAAGTCATTCGAGGCACCAATCAAAC TGGTGTTTCCTCAGGACCTACTGGAGAAAGGACTGGAAGCCAGTAACTTCGCCATGCTGGGACTGGGAGACATCGTCATCCCGGGTATCTTCATCGCCCTGCTGCTGCGCTTCGACGTCAG CTTAAAGAAGAACAGCAGGACGTACTTCTACTCCAGCTTCCTGGCCTACATCTTTGGACTGGGCCTCACCATCTTCGTCATGCACACCTTCAAACACGCACAG CCCGCCCTGCTATACCTGGTCCCTGCTTGCGTCGGCTTCCCCGTCATCGTGGCGCTGCTCAAAGGAGAGCTCACAGAGATGTTCAG GTACGAGGAGTCTTCTGAGGAGGCGGAGCCTAATGAGGAGTCATCAGAGTCTGAGAAGAAAAAGGACCAATAG
- the LOC124868761 gene encoding deoxyribonuclease-1-like 2 isoform X2, translating into MGIPKKCQPLVGMTQPGFTEPGPDVEDPAMRGRSNSLCHLVFTVFILLVGGASVSGLRVCSYNVQRFNSAKAANYVVLHTVTRIVSRCDICLLQHVVDPDGKAIKALLTLLNRYGKHRYEAVSSKGLGKSSDDMQQYVFIYRARLVNVTGQHQYNGKQAFVRPPFAVQFYCNKTDIKDFILVPLHSDPEQAIQEIDSLYDVFEEVSAKWNNTNVMFLGDFHASCAYVTRSNKRDIRLYKDSNFSWLIGDGVDTTVTDETNCAYDRIVVYGQPFLMGIQPFSGKVFNFGKEFKINQRKVLVVSDHYPIEVTLKGSAFLLQATPLLILLGVSVIVQFFLPAV; encoded by the exons atgggaatcccgaaaaaatgtcagcctctagttgGTATGACACAACCAGGCTTCACTGAACCTGGTCCAGATGTTGAAG ATCCAGCCATGAGGGGGCGCTCTAACAGTCTTTGCCATCTTGTCTTTACTGTCTTCATCTTGTTGGTTGGTGGAGCTTCAGTGTCAGGGCTGAGGGTCTGCTCTTACAACGTGCAGCGCTTTAACTCTGCAAAAGCAGCAAACTATGTGGTGTTGCACACTGTGACACGG ATCGTGTCCCGCTGTGACATCTGTCTCCTGCAGCACGTGGTTGACCCAGATGGTAAAGCAATCAAAGCTTTGTTGACTTTACTCAACAG GTATGGCAAACATCGTTATGAAGCTGTGTCCAGTAAAGGTCTGGGAAAGTCGTCTGATGACATGCAGCAGTACGTCTTCATCTACAG GGCACGTCTGGTTAATGTGACGGGTCAGCACCAGTACAATGGTAAACAAGCCTTCGTCAGACCGCCATTTGCCGTCCAGTTCTACTGCAATAAAACTG ATATCAAGGACTTTATTTTGGTTCCCCTCCACAGTGACCCTGAGCAGGCCATCCAGGAGATCGACTCGCTCTATGATGTCTTTGAGGAAGTCAGTGCAAAGTGGAACAACACG AATGTGATGTTCCTGGGAGATTTCCACGCCAGCTGTGCCTACGTCACCCGGAGCAACAAGAGGGACATCAGACTCTACAAGGACTCCAACTTCTCCTGGCTTATTGGAGACGGAGTAGACACCACCGTCACTGACGAGACCAACTGTGCCTATGATAG GATCGTGGTTTACGGACAGCCCTTCCTGATGGGCATCCAGCCATTCTCTGGAAAAGTCTTCAACTTCGGCAAAGAATTCAAAATCAATCAGAGAAAG GTGCTGGTTGTGAGCGACCACTATCCAATCGAGGTGACATTAAAAGGTTCCGCCTTCCTCCTTCAGGCCACGCCCCTGCTGATCCTCCTCGGTGTCTCTGTGATCGTCCAGTTCTTCCTTCCTGCCGTGTGA
- the hm13 gene encoding minor histocompatibility antigen H13 isoform X3: MAEAEPVPEAALNATESNGTEALNATAKFVATPEGTALAYGSLVFMALLPIFFGALRSVTCSKSKNSADAPETITSRDAARFPIIASCTLFGLYLFFKVFSQEYINLLLSVYFFALGVLALSHTMSPAVSRIFPVSFPNKQYQLLFTQGSGESKEEIVNYEFDTKNLVCLLISSVVGVWYLLKKHWIANNLFGLAFALNGVELLHLNNVSTGCILLGGLFVYDVFWVFGTNVMVTVAKSFEAPIKLVFPQDLLEKGLEASNFAMLGLGDIVIPGIFIALLLRFDVSLKKNSRTYFYSSFLAYIFGLGLTIFVMHTFKHAQPALLYLVPACVGFPVIVALLKGELTEMFSYESSEEVLPASPRITSFPTVSGSPASLATSMETMATGSSPRHRHVQPTST; the protein is encoded by the exons ATGGCAGAGGCAGAACCTGTTCCTGAGGCCGCCCTGAACGCCACGGAGTCCAACGGGACCGAGGCGCTGAACGCAACGGCTAAATTCGTGGCCACTCCGGAGGGCACGGCGCTGGCCTACGGCAGCCTGGTGTTCATGGCCCTGCTGCCCATCTTCTTCGGAGCGCTGCGGTCCGTCACCTGCTCCAAGTCCAAG AATTCTGCTGATGCTCCAGAGACCATAACCAGTCGGGACGCCGCCCGGTTCCCTATCATCGCCAGCTGCACTCTGTTCGGACTCTACCTCTTCTTCAAG gtgttttctcAAGAATACATCAacctgctgctgtctgtctACTTCTTCGCCCTGGGTGTCCTGGCTCTGTCTCACACCATGAG TCCTGCGGTGTCCAGAATCTTCCCAGTATCTTTCCCAAACAAACAGTACCAGCTGCTCTTCACCCAGGGCTCTGGAGAGTCCAAAGAAG AAATAGTGAATTATGAGTTTGACACCAAGAACCTGGTGTGTCTGCTCATCAGCAGCGTGGTGGGCGTCTGGTACCTGCTCAAAAAG CACTGGATAGCCAATAATCTGTTTGGCCTGGCGTTCGCCCTGAATGGAGTGGAGCTGCTCCACCTGAACAACGTCAGTACCGGCTGCATCCTGCTGGGGGGGCTGTTCGTCTACGACGTGTTCTGG GTGTTTGGGACCAACGTCATGGTAACGGTGGCCAAGTCATTCGAGGCACCAATCAAAC TGGTGTTTCCTCAGGACCTACTGGAGAAAGGACTGGAAGCCAGTAACTTCGCCATGCTGGGACTGGGAGACATCGTCATCCCGGGTATCTTCATCGCCCTGCTGCTGCGCTTCGACGTCAG CTTAAAGAAGAACAGCAGGACGTACTTCTACTCCAGCTTCCTGGCCTACATCTTTGGACTGGGCCTCACCATCTTCGTCATGCACACCTTCAAACACGCACAG CCCGCCCTGCTATACCTGGTCCCTGCTTGCGTCGGCTTCCCCGTCATCGTGGCGCTGCTCAAAGGAGAGCTCACAGAGATGTTCAG CTACGAGTCATCAGAGGAAGTCCTTCCTGCCTCTCCACGGATCACTTCCTTCCCCACAGTCAGCGGCTCTCCTGCAAGCCTGGCTACATCCATGGAAACCATGGCAACTGGCTCCTCCCCCCGCCACCGTCATGTACAGCCCACCTCCACGTAG
- the hm13 gene encoding minor histocompatibility antigen H13 isoform X2 yields the protein MAEAEPVPEAALNATESNGTEALNATAKFVATPEGTALAYGSLVFMALLPIFFGALRSVTCSKSKNSADAPETITSRDAARFPIIASCTLFGLYLFFKVFSQEYINLLLSVYFFALGVLALSHTMSPAVSRIFPVSFPNKQYQLLFTQGSGESKEEIVNYEFDTKNLVCLLISSVVGVWYLLKKHWIANNLFGLAFALNGVELLHLNNVSTGCILLGGLFVYDVFWVFGTNVMVTVAKSFEAPIKLVFPQDLLEKGLEASNFAMLGLGDIVIPGIFIALLLRFDVSLKKNSRTYFYSSFLAYIFGLGLTIFVMHTFKHAQPALLYLVPACVGFPVIVALLKGELTEMFRYEESSEEAEPNEESSESEKKKDQ from the exons ATGGCAGAGGCAGAACCTGTTCCTGAGGCCGCCCTGAACGCCACGGAGTCCAACGGGACCGAGGCGCTGAACGCAACGGCTAAATTCGTGGCCACTCCGGAGGGCACGGCGCTGGCCTACGGCAGCCTGGTGTTCATGGCCCTGCTGCCCATCTTCTTCGGAGCGCTGCGGTCCGTCACCTGCTCCAAGTCCAAG AATTCTGCTGATGCTCCAGAGACCATAACCAGTCGGGACGCCGCCCGGTTCCCTATCATCGCCAGCTGCACTCTGTTCGGACTCTACCTCTTCTTCAAG gtgttttctcAAGAATACATCAacctgctgctgtctgtctACTTCTTCGCCCTGGGTGTCCTGGCTCTGTCTCACACCATGAG TCCTGCGGTGTCCAGAATCTTCCCAGTATCTTTCCCAAACAAACAGTACCAGCTGCTCTTCACCCAGGGCTCTGGAGAGTCCAAAGAAG AAATAGTGAATTATGAGTTTGACACCAAGAACCTGGTGTGTCTGCTCATCAGCAGCGTGGTGGGCGTCTGGTACCTGCTCAAAAAG CACTGGATAGCCAATAATCTGTTTGGCCTGGCGTTCGCCCTGAATGGAGTGGAGCTGCTCCACCTGAACAACGTCAGTACCGGCTGCATCCTGCTGGGGGGGCTGTTCGTCTACGACGTGTTCTGG GTGTTTGGGACCAACGTCATGGTAACGGTGGCCAAGTCATTCGAGGCACCAATCAAAC TGGTGTTTCCTCAGGACCTACTGGAGAAAGGACTGGAAGCCAGTAACTTCGCCATGCTGGGACTGGGAGACATCGTCATCCCGGGTATCTTCATCGCCCTGCTGCTGCGCTTCGACGTCAG CTTAAAGAAGAACAGCAGGACGTACTTCTACTCCAGCTTCCTGGCCTACATCTTTGGACTGGGCCTCACCATCTTCGTCATGCACACCTTCAAACACGCACAG CCCGCCCTGCTATACCTGGTCCCTGCTTGCGTCGGCTTCCCCGTCATCGTGGCGCTGCTCAAAGGAGAGCTCACAGAGATGTTCAG GTACGAGGAGTCTTCTGAGGAGGCGGAGCCTAATGAGGAGTCATCAGAGTCTGAGAAGAAAAAGGACCAATAG
- the LOC124868761 gene encoding deoxyribonuclease-1-like 2 isoform X1, giving the protein MGIPKKCQPLVGMTQPGFTEPGPDVEDPAMRGRSNSLCHLVFTVFILLVGGASVSGLRVCSYNVQRFNSAKAANYVVLHTVTRIVSRCDICLLQHVVDPDGKAIKALLTLLNRKFDRYGKHRYEAVSSKGLGKSSDDMQQYVFIYRARLVNVTGQHQYNGKQAFVRPPFAVQFYCNKTDIKDFILVPLHSDPEQAIQEIDSLYDVFEEVSAKWNNTNVMFLGDFHASCAYVTRSNKRDIRLYKDSNFSWLIGDGVDTTVTDETNCAYDRIVVYGQPFLMGIQPFSGKVFNFGKEFKINQRKVLVVSDHYPIEVTLKGSAFLLQATPLLILLGVSVIVQFFLPAV; this is encoded by the exons atgggaatcccgaaaaaatgtcagcctctagttgGTATGACACAACCAGGCTTCACTGAACCTGGTCCAGATGTTGAAG ATCCAGCCATGAGGGGGCGCTCTAACAGTCTTTGCCATCTTGTCTTTACTGTCTTCATCTTGTTGGTTGGTGGAGCTTCAGTGTCAGGGCTGAGGGTCTGCTCTTACAACGTGCAGCGCTTTAACTCTGCAAAAGCAGCAAACTATGTGGTGTTGCACACTGTGACACGG ATCGTGTCCCGCTGTGACATCTGTCTCCTGCAGCACGTGGTTGACCCAGATGGTAAAGCAATCAAAGCTTTGTTGACTTTACTCAACAG GAAATTTGACAG GTATGGCAAACATCGTTATGAAGCTGTGTCCAGTAAAGGTCTGGGAAAGTCGTCTGATGACATGCAGCAGTACGTCTTCATCTACAG GGCACGTCTGGTTAATGTGACGGGTCAGCACCAGTACAATGGTAAACAAGCCTTCGTCAGACCGCCATTTGCCGTCCAGTTCTACTGCAATAAAACTG ATATCAAGGACTTTATTTTGGTTCCCCTCCACAGTGACCCTGAGCAGGCCATCCAGGAGATCGACTCGCTCTATGATGTCTTTGAGGAAGTCAGTGCAAAGTGGAACAACACG AATGTGATGTTCCTGGGAGATTTCCACGCCAGCTGTGCCTACGTCACCCGGAGCAACAAGAGGGACATCAGACTCTACAAGGACTCCAACTTCTCCTGGCTTATTGGAGACGGAGTAGACACCACCGTCACTGACGAGACCAACTGTGCCTATGATAG GATCGTGGTTTACGGACAGCCCTTCCTGATGGGCATCCAGCCATTCTCTGGAAAAGTCTTCAACTTCGGCAAAGAATTCAAAATCAATCAGAGAAAG GTGCTGGTTGTGAGCGACCACTATCCAATCGAGGTGACATTAAAAGGTTCCGCCTTCCTCCTTCAGGCCACGCCCCTGCTGATCCTCCTCGGTGTCTCTGTGATCGTCCAGTTCTTCCTTCCTGCCGTGTGA
- the LOC124868761 gene encoding deoxyribonuclease-1-like 2 isoform X3, protein MRGRSNSLCHLVFTVFILLVGGASVSGLRVCSYNVQRFNSAKAANYVVLHTVTRIVSRCDICLLQHVVDPDGKAIKALLTLLNRKFDRYGKHRYEAVSSKGLGKSSDDMQQYVFIYRARLVNVTGQHQYNGKQAFVRPPFAVQFYCNKTDIKDFILVPLHSDPEQAIQEIDSLYDVFEEVSAKWNNTNVMFLGDFHASCAYVTRSNKRDIRLYKDSNFSWLIGDGVDTTVTDETNCAYDRIVVYGQPFLMGIQPFSGKVFNFGKEFKINQRKVLVVSDHYPIEVTLKGSAFLLQATPLLILLGVSVIVQFFLPAV, encoded by the exons ATGAGGGGGCGCTCTAACAGTCTTTGCCATCTTGTCTTTACTGTCTTCATCTTGTTGGTTGGTGGAGCTTCAGTGTCAGGGCTGAGGGTCTGCTCTTACAACGTGCAGCGCTTTAACTCTGCAAAAGCAGCAAACTATGTGGTGTTGCACACTGTGACACGG ATCGTGTCCCGCTGTGACATCTGTCTCCTGCAGCACGTGGTTGACCCAGATGGTAAAGCAATCAAAGCTTTGTTGACTTTACTCAACAG GAAATTTGACAG GTATGGCAAACATCGTTATGAAGCTGTGTCCAGTAAAGGTCTGGGAAAGTCGTCTGATGACATGCAGCAGTACGTCTTCATCTACAG GGCACGTCTGGTTAATGTGACGGGTCAGCACCAGTACAATGGTAAACAAGCCTTCGTCAGACCGCCATTTGCCGTCCAGTTCTACTGCAATAAAACTG ATATCAAGGACTTTATTTTGGTTCCCCTCCACAGTGACCCTGAGCAGGCCATCCAGGAGATCGACTCGCTCTATGATGTCTTTGAGGAAGTCAGTGCAAAGTGGAACAACACG AATGTGATGTTCCTGGGAGATTTCCACGCCAGCTGTGCCTACGTCACCCGGAGCAACAAGAGGGACATCAGACTCTACAAGGACTCCAACTTCTCCTGGCTTATTGGAGACGGAGTAGACACCACCGTCACTGACGAGACCAACTGTGCCTATGATAG GATCGTGGTTTACGGACAGCCCTTCCTGATGGGCATCCAGCCATTCTCTGGAAAAGTCTTCAACTTCGGCAAAGAATTCAAAATCAATCAGAGAAAG GTGCTGGTTGTGAGCGACCACTATCCAATCGAGGTGACATTAAAAGGTTCCGCCTTCCTCCTTCAGGCCACGCCCCTGCTGATCCTCCTCGGTGTCTCTGTGATCGTCCAGTTCTTCCTTCCTGCCGTGTGA
- the LOC124871722 gene encoding MRG/MORF4L-binding protein, producing the protein MGEADVTLSQTEEKPPDSALVSGEDSVVWSHEVEVCLFHAMIGHKPVGVNRHFHMICIRDKFSQNIGRQVSSSVIWDHLGTMYDMQALHESEILPFPNTEKSFSLPEEIIQGVKGGKLGSEEETKEEFRMEREPPATHEEGSNSSVKMSERTSNSREKEKERDKEKGGGEATAGGGGGSKEAEKRKRSRATEKLLSSSNPASPGGAKRRRT; encoded by the exons ATGGGGGAGGCAGATGTGACCCTCAGTCAGACCGAGGAGAAGCCCCCGGACTCGGCTCTGGTTTCCGGGGAGGACTCGGTGGTCTGGAGCCACGAAGTGGAGGTTTGTCTTTTCCACGCGATGATCGGACACAAACCAGTGG GAGTGAACCGTCACTTCCACATGATCTGCATCCGGGATAAGTTCAGTCAGAACATCGGCAGACAGGTCTCCTCCTCTGTCATCTGGGACCACCTGGGGACCATGTACGACATGCAGGCTCTG CACGAGTCTGAGATCCTGCCGTTTCCAAACACTGAGAAGAGCTTCTCTCTGCCGGAAGAAATCATCCAGGGGGTTAAAGGAG GGAAGCTGGGCTCAGAGGAGGAGACCAAAGAGGAGTTCAGGATGGAGAGAGAACCTCCTGCCACACATGAAGAAG GAAGTAACTCCTCAGTGAAGATGTCGGAGCGAACAAGCAACAGTCGAGAAAAGGAGAAGGAGCGAGACAAGGAGAAGGGGGGAGGTGAAGcaacagcaggaggaggaggaggatcaaaggaagcagaaaagaggaagaggagccgAGCGACTGAGAAACTGCTGTCATCTTCCAACCCGGCGAGTCCGGGAGGCGCCAAGAGGAGGCGCACCTGA